In one Camelus dromedarius isolate mCamDro1 chromosome 31, mCamDro1.pat, whole genome shotgun sequence genomic region, the following are encoded:
- the SBNO1 gene encoding protein strawberry notch homolog 1 isoform X1 has product MVEPGQDLLLAALSESGISPNDLFDIDGGDAGLATPTPTPPVQQSVPLSALELGLETEAAVPVKQEPETVPTPALLNVRQQPPSTTTFVLNQINQLPTLGSTIVMTKTPPVTTNRQTITLTKFIQTTANTRPSVSAPAVRNAMTSAPAKDQVQLKDLLKNNSLNELMKLKPPANIAQPVATAATDVSNGTVKKESSNKEVARIWINDMKMRSFSPTMKVPVVKEEDEPEEEDEEEMGHAETYAEYMPIKLKIGLRHPDAVVETSSLSSVTPPDVWYKTSISEETIDNGWLSALQLEAITYAAQQHETFLPNGDRAGFLIGDGAGVGKGRTIAGIIYENYLLSRKRALWFSVSNDLKYDAERDLRDIGAKNILVHSLNKFKYGKISSKHNGSVKKGVIFATYSSLIGESQSGGKYKTRLKQLLHWCGDDFDGVIVFDECHKAKNLCPVGSSKPTKTGLAVLELQNKLPKARVVYASATGASEPRNMAYMNRLGIWGEGTPFREFSDFIQAVERRGVGAMEIVAMDMKLRGMYIARQLSFTGVTFKIEEVLLSQSYVKMYNKAVKLWVIARERFQQAADLIDAEQRMKKSMWGQFWSAHQRFFKYLCIASKVKRVVQLAREEIKNGKCVVIGLQSTGEARTLEALEEGGGELNDFVSTAKGVLQSLIEKHFPAPDRKKLYSLLGIDLTAPSNNSSPRASPCKENKIKKRKGEEITREAKKARKVGGLTGSSSDDSGSESDASDNEESDYESSKNMSSGDDDDFNPFRDESSEDDEDDPWLIRKDHKKNKDKKKKKSIDPDSIQSALLASGLGSKRPSFSSTPVISPAPNSAPANSNTNSNSSLITSQDAVERAQQMKKDLLDKLEKLAEDLPPNTLDELIDELGGPENVAEMTGRKGRVVSNDDGSISYESRSELDVPVEILNITEKQRFMDGDKNIAIISEAASSGISLQADRRAKNQRRRVHMTLELPWSADRAIQQFGRTHRSNQVTAPEYVFLISELAGEQRFASIVAKRLESLGALTHGDRRATESRDLSRFNFDNKYGRNALEIVMKSIVNLDSPMVSPPPDYPGEFFKDVRQGLIGVGLINVEDRSGILTLDKDYNNIGKFLNRILGMEVHQQNALFQYFADTLTAVVQNAKKNGRYDMGILDLGSGDEKVRKSDVKKFLTPGYSTSGHVELYTISVERGMSWEEATKIWAELTGPDDGFYLSLQIRNNKKTAILVKEVNPKKKLFLVYRPNTGKQLKLEIYADLKKKYKKVVSDDALVHWLDQYNSSADTCTHAYWRGNCKKASLGLVCEIGLRCRTYYVLCGSVLSVWTKVEGVLASVSGTNVKMQIVRLRTDDGQRVVGLIIPANCVSPLINLLSTSDQSQQLAVQQKQLWQQRHPQSIANLSNA; this is encoded by the exons TAAATGTTAGG CAGCAGCCTCCATCTACGACAACATTTGTGCTGAATCAGATAAATCAGCTTCCGACCTTAGGATCTACAATTGTGATGACTAAAACACCACCTGTAACAACGAATAGGCAAACCATTACTTTAACAAAGTTTATTCAGACTACTGCAAACACACGCCCTTCAGTCTCAGCACCAGCAGTACGAAATGCCATGACCTCGGCGCCGGCGAAAGACCAGGTTCAACTGAAGGACCTACTAAAAAATAATAGTCTGAACGAACTCATGAAACTGAAGCCACCAGCTAATATTGCTCAACCAGTTGCAACAGCAGCTA CTGATGTAAGCAATGGCACAGTAAAGAAAGAGTCTTCTAATAAAGAAGTAGCAAGAATATGGATAAATGACATGAAAATGAGGAGTTTTTCCCCCACCATG AAGGTCCCTGTTGTGAAAGAGGAAGATGAACcagaggaagaagatgaagaggaaatgGGTCATGCGGAAACCTATGCAGAGTATATGCCAATTAAAT taAAAATTGGCCTACGTCACCCAGATGCTGTAGTGGAAACTAGTTCTTTGTCCAGTGTTACTCCTCCTGATGTTTGGTACAAAACGTCTATTTCTGAAGAAACCATTGATAATGGCTGGTTGTCAGCATTACAGCTTGAGGCTATAACATATGCAGCCCAG CAACATGAAACATTCCTGCCTAATGGAGACCGTGCTGGCTTCTTGATAGGTGACGGTGCTGGGGTGGGAAAAGGAAGGACAATAGCAGGAATCATCTATGAGAATTATCTGTTGAGCAGGAAAAGAGCTCTGTG GTTCAGTGTTTCAAATGATTTAAAGTATGATGCTGAAAGAGATTTGAGGGATATTGGAGCAAAAAACATTTTGGTGCATTCATTAAATAAG tttaaatatggaaaaatttcTTCCAAGCATAATGGGAGTGTGAAGAAGGGTGTTATTTTTGCTACCTATTCTTCCCTCATTGGTGAAAGTCAGTCTGGCGGTAAATACAAAACGAGGTTAAAACAGCTTCTACATTGGTGCGGTGATGACTTCGATGGAGTG ATAGTGTTTGATGAATGTCATAAAGCAAAAAACTTATGTCCTGTTGGTTCTTCAAAGCCAACCAAGACAGGCTTAGCAGTTTTAGAACTTCAGAACAAATTGCCAAAAGCCAGAGTTGTTTATGCTAGTGCCACTG gTGCTTCTGAACCACGAAACATGGCCTATATGAACCGTCTTGGAATATGGGGTGAGGGAACTCCATTTAGAgaattcagtgattttattcaggCAGTAGAACGGAG aGGTGTTGGTGCCATGGAAATAGTTGCTATGGATATGAAGCTTAGAGGAATGTATATTGCTCGACAGCTGAGCTTTACTGGAGTGACCTTCAAAATTGAGGAAGTTCTTCTTTCTCAGAGCTAtgttaaaatgtataataaagcAGTCAAACtg TGGGTCATTGCCAGAGAGCGATTTCAGCAAGCTGCAGATCTGATTGACGCTGAGCAGAGAATGAAGAAATCCATGTGGGGTCAGTTCTGGTCTGCTCACCAGAGATTTTTCAAATACTTATGCATAGCATCCAAAGTTAAAAGGGTTGTGCAACTAGCTCGAGAAGAAATCAAGAATGGAAAA TGTGTTGTAATTGGTCTGCAGTCTACGGGAGAAGCTAGAACATTAGAAGCCTTGGAAGAAGGCGGGGGAGAATTGAATGATTTTGTTTCAACTGCCAA aGGAGTGTTACAGTCACTCATTGAAAAACACTTCCCTGCTCCAGATAGGAAGAAGCTTTATAGTTTGCTAGGAATCGATTTGACAGCTCCAAGTAACAACAGTTCTCCAAGAGCTAGTccttgtaaagaaaataaaataaagaagcgGAAAG GTGAAGAAATAACTCGAGAAGCCAAAAAAGCACGAAAAGTAGGTGGCCTTACTGGTAGCAGTTCTGATGACAGTGGAAGTGAATCTGATGCCTCTGATAATGAAGAAAGTGACTATGAGAGCTCTAAAAACATGAGTTCtggagatgatgatgatttcAACCCATTCAGAGACGAGTCTAGTGAGGATGATGAAGATG ATCCCTGGTTAATCAGAAAAGaccacaagaaaaacaaagataaaaaaaaaaagaaaagtatagacCCAGATTCTATTCAAAGTGCCTTATTAGCGTCAGGTCTTGGATCAAAACGACCGAGTTTCTCATCTACACCAGTTATCTCACCTGCTCCTAACAGTGCACCAG CTAACAGTAACACCAACAGTAACAGTAGCCTTATAACAAGTCAGGACGCTGTGGAAAGGGCCCAGCAGATGAAGAAAGACCTGCTTGATAAACTAGAAAAATTAGCAGAAGACCTCCCACCTAATACCCTGGATGAACTTATTGATGAACTTGGTGGCCCTGAGAATGTTGCTGAG ATGACTGGCCGCAAGGGGAGGGTTGTAAGCAATGATGATGGAAGTATATCTTATGAGTCAAGATCTGAACTTGATGTCCCTGTGGAAATTCTGAatatcacagaaaaacaaagattcatgGATGGAGATAAG AATATTGCTATCATCTCAGAAGCTGCCAGCTCGGGTATTTCATTACAAGCAGATAGGAGAGCTAAAAATCAAAGACGGAGAGTTCATATGACTCTGGAATTACCATGGAGTGCCGATAGAGCAATTCAGCAATTTG GACGAACTCACAGATCAAACCAAGTTACTGCTCCTGAGTACGTCTTTCTGATTTCTGAATTGGCAGGAGAACAAAGATTTGCATCTATTGTTGCTAAAAGACTTGAGAGTTTG GGCGCGCTTACACATGGGGACAGAAGAGCAACAGAATCTAGAGATCTGAGCAGATTCAACTTTGATAATAAG TATGGAAGAAATGCTTTAGAAATTGTCATGAAATCCATTGTAAACCTAGATTCTCCTATGGTATCACCACCTCCCGACTATCCTGGAGAATTCTTTaaag ATGTTCGACAAGGACTGATAGGAGTTGGCCTGATAAATGTAGAAGATCGCTCGGGAATTCTTACTCTAGATAAAG ATTATAACAACATAGGAAAATTCTTAAATAGAATTTTGGGCATGGAAGTTCATCAGCAGAATGcattatttcagtattttgcaGACACACTTACTGCAGTTGttcaaaatgccaaaaaaaatggaagatatGATATGGGAATCTTAG ATCTTGGTTCTGGAGATGAAAAAGTGAGGAAAAGTGATGTTAAGAAGTTTCTGACTCCAGGGTATTCAACCTCTGGCCATGTAGAATTATACACA ATAAGTGTAGAGAGGGGAATGTCCTGGGAGGAAGCTACCAAGATTTGGGCTGAGCTGACAGGACCAGATGATGGCTTTTATTTGTCATTGCAA ataagaaataacaagaaaaCTGCCATTTTAGTTAAAGAAGTGAACCCTAAAAAGAAGCTTTTCTTAGTTTATAGACCAAATACTGGAAAACAgctaaaattagaaatttatgctgatctaaaaaagaaatataagaag GTGGTCTCAGATGATGCCCTGGTCCACTGGTTAGATCAGTATAATTCGTCTGCAGATACTTGTACTCATGCTTATtg GCGTGGCAATTGCAAGAAAGCGAGCTTGGGATTAGTTTGTGAAATAGGTCTTCGTTGCCGCACTTACTATGTACTATGTGGCTCAGTACTGAGCGTCTGGACAAAGGTTGAGGGTGTTCTAGCATCTGTCAGCGGCACCAACGTGAAAATGCAGATAGTTCGGCTAAGGACAGACGACGGACAGCGGGTTGTag GTTTGATCATTCCTGCAAATTGCGTGTCTCCTCTTATAAATCTCCTGTCAACTTCGGACCAGTCGCAACAGCTTGCAGTCCAACAGAAACAGCTCTGGCAGCAGCGTCACCCCCAGAGCATCGCCAACTTGAGCAACGCGTAA
- the SBNO1 gene encoding protein strawberry notch homolog 1 isoform X3 — MVEPGQDLLLAALSESGISPNDLFDIDGGDAGLATPTPTPPVQQSVPLSALELGLETEAAVPVKQEPETVPTPALLNVRQQPPSTTTFVLNQINQLPTLGSTIVMTKTPPVTTNRQTITLTKFIQTTANTRPSVSAPAVRNAMTSAPAKDQVQLKDLLKNNSLNELMKLKPPANIAQPVATAATDVSNGTVKKESSNKEVARIWINDMKMRSFSPTMVPVVKEEDEPEEEDEEEMGHAETYAEYMPIKLKIGLRHPDAVVETSSLSSVTPPDVWYKTSISEETIDNGWLSALQLEAITYAAQQHETFLPNGDRAGFLIGDGAGVGKGRTIAGIIYENYLLSRKRALWFSVSNDLKYDAERDLRDIGAKNILVHSLNKFKYGKISSKHNGSVKKGVIFATYSSLIGESQSGGKYKTRLKQLLHWCGDDFDGVIVFDECHKAKNLCPVGSSKPTKTGLAVLELQNKLPKARVVYASATGASEPRNMAYMNRLGIWGEGTPFREFSDFIQAVERRGVGAMEIVAMDMKLRGMYIARQLSFTGVTFKIEEVLLSQSYVKMYNKAVKLWVIARERFQQAADLIDAEQRMKKSMWGQFWSAHQRFFKYLCIASKVKRVVQLAREEIKNGKCVVIGLQSTGEARTLEALEEGGGELNDFVSTAKGVLQSLIEKHFPAPDRKKLYSLLGIDLTAPSNNSSPRASPCKENKIKKRKGEEITREAKKARKVGGLTGSSSDDSGSESDASDNEESDYESSKNMSSGDDDDFNPFRDESSEDDEDDPWLIRKDHKKNKDKKKKKSIDPDSIQSALLASGLGSKRPSFSSTPVISPAPNSAPANSNTNSNSSLITSQDAVERAQQMKKDLLDKLEKLAEDLPPNTLDELIDELGGPENVAEMTGRKGRVVSNDDGSISYESRSELDVPVEILNITEKQRFMDGDKNIAIISEAASSGISLQADRRAKNQRRRVHMTLELPWSADRAIQQFGRTHRSNQVTAPEYVFLISELAGEQRFASIVAKRLESLGALTHGDRRATESRDLSRFNFDNKYGRNALEIVMKSIVNLDSPMVSPPPDYPGEFFKDVRQGLIGVGLINVEDRSGILTLDKDYNNIGKFLNRILGMEVHQQNALFQYFADTLTAVVQNAKKNGRYDMGILDLGSGDEKVRKSDVKKFLTPGYSTSGHVELYTISVERGMSWEEATKIWAELTGPDDGFYLSLQIRNNKKTAILVKEVNPKKKLFLVYRPNTGKQLKLEIYADLKKKYKKVVSDDALVHWLDQYNSSADTCTHAYWRGNCKKASLGLVCEIGLRCRTYYVLCGSVLSVWTKVEGVLASVSGTNVKMQIVRLRTDDGQRVVGLIIPANCVSPLINLLSTSDQSQQLAVQQKQLWQQRHPQSIANLSNA, encoded by the exons TAAATGTTAGG CAGCAGCCTCCATCTACGACAACATTTGTGCTGAATCAGATAAATCAGCTTCCGACCTTAGGATCTACAATTGTGATGACTAAAACACCACCTGTAACAACGAATAGGCAAACCATTACTTTAACAAAGTTTATTCAGACTACTGCAAACACACGCCCTTCAGTCTCAGCACCAGCAGTACGAAATGCCATGACCTCGGCGCCGGCGAAAGACCAGGTTCAACTGAAGGACCTACTAAAAAATAATAGTCTGAACGAACTCATGAAACTGAAGCCACCAGCTAATATTGCTCAACCAGTTGCAACAGCAGCTA CTGATGTAAGCAATGGCACAGTAAAGAAAGAGTCTTCTAATAAAGAAGTAGCAAGAATATGGATAAATGACATGAAAATGAGGAGTTTTTCCCCCACCATG GTCCCTGTTGTGAAAGAGGAAGATGAACcagaggaagaagatgaagaggaaatgGGTCATGCGGAAACCTATGCAGAGTATATGCCAATTAAAT taAAAATTGGCCTACGTCACCCAGATGCTGTAGTGGAAACTAGTTCTTTGTCCAGTGTTACTCCTCCTGATGTTTGGTACAAAACGTCTATTTCTGAAGAAACCATTGATAATGGCTGGTTGTCAGCATTACAGCTTGAGGCTATAACATATGCAGCCCAG CAACATGAAACATTCCTGCCTAATGGAGACCGTGCTGGCTTCTTGATAGGTGACGGTGCTGGGGTGGGAAAAGGAAGGACAATAGCAGGAATCATCTATGAGAATTATCTGTTGAGCAGGAAAAGAGCTCTGTG GTTCAGTGTTTCAAATGATTTAAAGTATGATGCTGAAAGAGATTTGAGGGATATTGGAGCAAAAAACATTTTGGTGCATTCATTAAATAAG tttaaatatggaaaaatttcTTCCAAGCATAATGGGAGTGTGAAGAAGGGTGTTATTTTTGCTACCTATTCTTCCCTCATTGGTGAAAGTCAGTCTGGCGGTAAATACAAAACGAGGTTAAAACAGCTTCTACATTGGTGCGGTGATGACTTCGATGGAGTG ATAGTGTTTGATGAATGTCATAAAGCAAAAAACTTATGTCCTGTTGGTTCTTCAAAGCCAACCAAGACAGGCTTAGCAGTTTTAGAACTTCAGAACAAATTGCCAAAAGCCAGAGTTGTTTATGCTAGTGCCACTG gTGCTTCTGAACCACGAAACATGGCCTATATGAACCGTCTTGGAATATGGGGTGAGGGAACTCCATTTAGAgaattcagtgattttattcaggCAGTAGAACGGAG aGGTGTTGGTGCCATGGAAATAGTTGCTATGGATATGAAGCTTAGAGGAATGTATATTGCTCGACAGCTGAGCTTTACTGGAGTGACCTTCAAAATTGAGGAAGTTCTTCTTTCTCAGAGCTAtgttaaaatgtataataaagcAGTCAAACtg TGGGTCATTGCCAGAGAGCGATTTCAGCAAGCTGCAGATCTGATTGACGCTGAGCAGAGAATGAAGAAATCCATGTGGGGTCAGTTCTGGTCTGCTCACCAGAGATTTTTCAAATACTTATGCATAGCATCCAAAGTTAAAAGGGTTGTGCAACTAGCTCGAGAAGAAATCAAGAATGGAAAA TGTGTTGTAATTGGTCTGCAGTCTACGGGAGAAGCTAGAACATTAGAAGCCTTGGAAGAAGGCGGGGGAGAATTGAATGATTTTGTTTCAACTGCCAA aGGAGTGTTACAGTCACTCATTGAAAAACACTTCCCTGCTCCAGATAGGAAGAAGCTTTATAGTTTGCTAGGAATCGATTTGACAGCTCCAAGTAACAACAGTTCTCCAAGAGCTAGTccttgtaaagaaaataaaataaagaagcgGAAAG GTGAAGAAATAACTCGAGAAGCCAAAAAAGCACGAAAAGTAGGTGGCCTTACTGGTAGCAGTTCTGATGACAGTGGAAGTGAATCTGATGCCTCTGATAATGAAGAAAGTGACTATGAGAGCTCTAAAAACATGAGTTCtggagatgatgatgatttcAACCCATTCAGAGACGAGTCTAGTGAGGATGATGAAGATG ATCCCTGGTTAATCAGAAAAGaccacaagaaaaacaaagataaaaaaaaaaagaaaagtatagacCCAGATTCTATTCAAAGTGCCTTATTAGCGTCAGGTCTTGGATCAAAACGACCGAGTTTCTCATCTACACCAGTTATCTCACCTGCTCCTAACAGTGCACCAG CTAACAGTAACACCAACAGTAACAGTAGCCTTATAACAAGTCAGGACGCTGTGGAAAGGGCCCAGCAGATGAAGAAAGACCTGCTTGATAAACTAGAAAAATTAGCAGAAGACCTCCCACCTAATACCCTGGATGAACTTATTGATGAACTTGGTGGCCCTGAGAATGTTGCTGAG ATGACTGGCCGCAAGGGGAGGGTTGTAAGCAATGATGATGGAAGTATATCTTATGAGTCAAGATCTGAACTTGATGTCCCTGTGGAAATTCTGAatatcacagaaaaacaaagattcatgGATGGAGATAAG AATATTGCTATCATCTCAGAAGCTGCCAGCTCGGGTATTTCATTACAAGCAGATAGGAGAGCTAAAAATCAAAGACGGAGAGTTCATATGACTCTGGAATTACCATGGAGTGCCGATAGAGCAATTCAGCAATTTG GACGAACTCACAGATCAAACCAAGTTACTGCTCCTGAGTACGTCTTTCTGATTTCTGAATTGGCAGGAGAACAAAGATTTGCATCTATTGTTGCTAAAAGACTTGAGAGTTTG GGCGCGCTTACACATGGGGACAGAAGAGCAACAGAATCTAGAGATCTGAGCAGATTCAACTTTGATAATAAG TATGGAAGAAATGCTTTAGAAATTGTCATGAAATCCATTGTAAACCTAGATTCTCCTATGGTATCACCACCTCCCGACTATCCTGGAGAATTCTTTaaag ATGTTCGACAAGGACTGATAGGAGTTGGCCTGATAAATGTAGAAGATCGCTCGGGAATTCTTACTCTAGATAAAG ATTATAACAACATAGGAAAATTCTTAAATAGAATTTTGGGCATGGAAGTTCATCAGCAGAATGcattatttcagtattttgcaGACACACTTACTGCAGTTGttcaaaatgccaaaaaaaatggaagatatGATATGGGAATCTTAG ATCTTGGTTCTGGAGATGAAAAAGTGAGGAAAAGTGATGTTAAGAAGTTTCTGACTCCAGGGTATTCAACCTCTGGCCATGTAGAATTATACACA ATAAGTGTAGAGAGGGGAATGTCCTGGGAGGAAGCTACCAAGATTTGGGCTGAGCTGACAGGACCAGATGATGGCTTTTATTTGTCATTGCAA ataagaaataacaagaaaaCTGCCATTTTAGTTAAAGAAGTGAACCCTAAAAAGAAGCTTTTCTTAGTTTATAGACCAAATACTGGAAAACAgctaaaattagaaatttatgctgatctaaaaaagaaatataagaag GTGGTCTCAGATGATGCCCTGGTCCACTGGTTAGATCAGTATAATTCGTCTGCAGATACTTGTACTCATGCTTATtg GCGTGGCAATTGCAAGAAAGCGAGCTTGGGATTAGTTTGTGAAATAGGTCTTCGTTGCCGCACTTACTATGTACTATGTGGCTCAGTACTGAGCGTCTGGACAAAGGTTGAGGGTGTTCTAGCATCTGTCAGCGGCACCAACGTGAAAATGCAGATAGTTCGGCTAAGGACAGACGACGGACAGCGGGTTGTag GTTTGATCATTCCTGCAAATTGCGTGTCTCCTCTTATAAATCTCCTGTCAACTTCGGACCAGTCGCAACAGCTTGCAGTCCAACAGAAACAGCTCTGGCAGCAGCGTCACCCCCAGAGCATCGCCAACTTGAGCAACGCGTAA